The following DNA comes from Enterobacteriaceae endosymbiont of Donacia clavipes.
GATTTTTTTTTCATTATATATTTTACCTAAATTAAAATATTATTTTTTAAAATGTTTACGTAATTTTTTTCTAGTTTGAGCATTTGTTTTAGTACGTTGTCCCCTAACAGGTAATCCTTTTTTGTGACGTATACCACGGTAACAACCTAAATCAACTAATCTTTTAATGTTTAAATTAATATTTCTTCTTAAATCTCCTTCTATTATAAATTTAGATATAACATTTCGTAATAAATCTATTTTTTCTTTTTTAAGTCCATTAATTTTAGTATTTTGAGAAATATTAATTTTTTTACATATATAAGAAGCATGAGATGTACCTATACCATAAATGTATTTTAATGCTATTATTATACGTTTATTATCGGGAATATTAACTCCGGCTATACGAATCATTTTTAATTTCTCCACATAATTTTAAAAGTTTATAATAAATAAAAATATATTATCCTTGACGTTGTTTATGTTTAGGTTCAATATTACAAAATACATATATTTTTCTATTTCTACGAATAATCTTACAATTACGACATAATTTTTTTACAGAAGCACGAACTTTCATCTTATTATATCTCCTAAAAAATAGATATTTAAATATTGTTATTTTAAGTTAATTTTTTTAAGTATAGATTCATATTGATTAGACATAACTAACGTTTGAATTTGTGAAATAAAATCCATAATTACAACTACAACTATAAGTAATGATGTTCCACTAAAATAAAATGGTACATTTATTATGTTACGTAAAAATTCAGGAATTAAACAAATAAAAGTAATATATATACTTCCAGTAAGTGTTAATCGCATAATTATTTTTTTTATATATTTAGATGTTTGTTTCCCTGGGCGAATACCAGGAATATAAGCACCTGATTTTTTTAAATTATCAGCAGTTTCTTTAGGATTAAATACTAAAATAGTATAAAAAAAACAAAAAAATATAATTGCTGATATATATAGTATAATATATATAGGTTGTCTTGGTTGTAAAGAAATAGAAATAATATGTAACCAATTTAAACTAGTCATATTACTAAACCATGAAAATATAGTAGAAATAAATAATATAATACTAGAAGAAAAAATTGCAGGAATTACTCCAGACATATTAATTTTTAATGGTAAATGAATATTTTGTTGTGTATACATGTTTTTTTCATAATTTCTTCTTGCATATTGCACAATTATTTTTCTTTGACCTCCTTCTATAAAAACAATAAATAAAGTTATAAAAAATATTAAAAATAATAAAATTAAAATTGTAAAAAAATTTAGATCTCCTTGTTTTGTTTGTTGTATTATTTGTCCAATAGCAGAAGGTAATCCAGCAATTATACCAATAACAATAATAATTGAAACTCCGTTTCCGATTCCTTTTTTTGTAATTTGTCTTCCTAACCACATTAAAAATGTAGTACCAGTAATTAAACTAAAAATAGAAATCATAAAATAATAAATATCAGGATTTAAAACTAAATTTTTCATACTTGGTATATTTAATAACCCTGTAGTAATACCTATTGCTTGTATAATAGATAAAATTAATGTAGTATATTTAGTATATTTATTAATTTTTTTTCTTCCGGATTCTCCTTCTTTTTTTAAAGTAATAAAAGTAGGATGAATAGATGTTAAAATTTGAATAATAATAGATGAAGAAATATAAGGCATAATTCCTAATGCAAAAATAGAAGCTCTACTGAGAGCACCACCAGAAAACATGTTTAACATATCAAGTATAGTACCATGTTTCTTAATAATTAATGTATGTAAAAGACTAACATTAATACCTGGGATTGGTATAAATGATCCTATACGATAAATAATTAGAGAACCTATTAAAAAAATTATTCTTTTTTTTAATTCTTTAAATCCATTTTTAGCGCTTTGAAAATTTAATTGGTTAAATGACTTAATCATTTATTATTTATTCCTCAATTATACCGCCTAATTTTTTAATAATAATTTTAACACTTTTTGTACAATGTAACTTAATTATTTTTTTTGATGAATTTATATTTCCCGTATTAATAATTTTTACATATTTAATTTTTTTATTTATTATTTTAGTTAATTTTAAAATATTTAAATCTATGTAATCACCATTTATTTTTGATAAATCACTTAATCTAATTTCTTTAAAATAATTTTTTTTTCGTGATTTAAATCCAAATTTAGGTAATCTTCGATATAAAGGCATTTGTCCTCCTTCAAATGATCTATTAAGATTATAACCAGATCGAGATTTTTGTCCTTTATGACCTCTACCACAAGTTTTTCCTTTACCAGAACTACTTCCACGCCCTAATCTTTTTTTATTATTTTTTATTTTAAAAAATAAAGTATTTAAATACATATTAATTATTAACCTTTATCATATAAGATATTTTTTTTATCATTCCTAAAATACTAGGTGTATTTTTTTTTATAACAGTATGTCCAATATGTTTTAATCCTAAACTAATTAAAATCAATTTATGTTTAGGTAATCTACCTATAGAACTTTTAATTTGTGTAATTCTAACATTTTTTAACACTTCTCATATTCCTTTTTATTTCTTCTATAGTTTTATTTCTTTTTGCCGCAATCATTCTTAATGATCGTAGATTAGATAATCCTTCAATAGTTGCTCTAACAACATTTATTGGATTTGTTGAACCATATGATTTTGCTAAAATATTATAAATTCCTGCAACTTCTAATACAGCTCTCATTGCCCCTCCGGCAATAATACCAGTACCTTCATAAGCTGGTTGCATAAATACAAATGAACCAGTATGGTATCCATAAATTGGATATTGTACTGTATTATTTTTAATAATAATATTAATCATATTCTTTTTAGCTTTTTCCATAGCTTTTTGTATTGCACTAGGTACTTCTTTGGATTTTCCATAACCAAAACCAATTTTTCCTTTTCCATTACCTACTACAGTTAAAGCTGTAAAAGAAAAAACACGTCCTCCTTTTACAGTTTTAGATACTCTATTAACAGTAATTAATTTTTCTTTTAATTCATTATTTTGATTTTTATTATTATAAATGTTCATAATTTTTTTTTAATATTGATGTTAAAATTTTAAACCTGAACAACGAGCTGCTTTAGCTAATTCTTTAATACGTCCATGATATTTAAATCCTGAACGATCAAAAGATACATTTAAAATACCTTTTTTAATAGATCTATTAGCTATTTTATTTCCTATTAAAATAGCAGCTTTTATATTTCCGGTATATTTTAATATTTTTTTTATTTTTGATTCTAAAGTTGATGCTGTTACTAAAATCTTATTATTTTTTGAAATTACTTGTGCATATATATGACGAGAAGTACGATGTATTAATAAACGTGTTATTTTAAATTTTTGTAAATTTTTACGAAATTTAATAATTCTCCGTATACGAGTAATTTTTTTATTATTCATGATATTAATTTTAAATAACCTTATTTTATATCTTATTTTTTTTTAGTTTCTTTTATTTTTATTTTTTCGTCACTATATCTAATTCCTTTTCCTTTATATGGTTCAGGAGGACGATAAGATCTTATATTTGCTGCAACTTGTCCTAATAATTGTTTATCTAATCCTTTTAATATTATTTCATTTTGATTTAAACATTCTCCTACAATACTTTTAGGTAAAGTATAAGATATTAAATGTGAAAATCCTAATGATAAATCTAATTTATTATTTTTAATTGAAATTTTATAACCTACTCCAAATAATATTAATTTTTTTGTAAATCCCTTTGTTACTCCAATAATCATAGAATTAATAATAGAACGAGTAGTACCCGCTTGTGCCCATCCATTTTTACATTCAAATATTGGTTTAAATAATAATTGATTTTTTTCAAAAAATATTTTTACTTTTTTACTAAAAGTATTTTTTAATATTCCATTTTTACCTTCAACACTTATATTTTGTTTTTTTATAAAAATTTTTACATTACTAGGAATAATAATTAATTTTTTAGCTATTCTAGACATTATTGTATATACCTTTTTTTAGGATACATAACATATTATTTCACCACCTATTCCATAAAGACGTGCTGTATAATCAGTCATTATTCCTTTAGATGTAGATATAATAGCAATACCTAAACCTGCCATTACTTTAGGTAAAAAAATTTTTTTTTTATAAATTCTCAATCCTGGACGACTAACACAATGTATTTTTTCTATTACTCCTTTTCCTTTAAAATATTTTAAATTTATTTCTAATTTTAAATTTTTATTTTTTATTAAATTAAAATTTTTTATATATCCTTCAATTTTTAAAATATTTGCAATAGATTTTTTTATTTTTGAATATTGCATAATTATTTTAGATTTATGCGAAAATTGCCCATTACGAATGCGCGTTAACATATCTGCAATTGGTGATTGTATACTCATATTAATATTTTATCCTATATTATTTTATAATAAATTACCAACTAGCTTTCTTTAATCCAGGAATATCTCCCCTCATTGCTGCTTCTCTAAATTTAATTCTACTTAAACCAAATTTTCTTAAAAAAGCATGTGGTCTACCAGTTAATTTACATCTGTTTCTTTGTCTAGAAATACTAGAATCTCGCGGTAAAGATTGTAATTTGAAAACAGCATCCCAACGAGACTTGTCTGATGTATTAATGTTAGAAATAATTTTTTTTAATTTTTTTCTTTTTAAAAAAAATTTCTTTCCTAATTTAATACGTTTTAATTCACGTACTTTAACTGATTCTTTAGTCATTTTATTTACCTTATTTATGTACGAAATGGAAAGTTAAATTCTTTAAATAAAGCATAACTTTCTTGAATTGATATTTTATTAGTTGTTATTGCAATATCTAAACCCCGAATATGATCTATTTTATCAAAATTAATTTCTGGAAAAATTATTTGTTCTTTTACACCTATATTATAATTACCATTCTTATCAAAAGATTTTTTAGATAAACCTCTAAAATCTCTAATTCTTGGGATTACTATCCATAATAAACGTTCAAAAAAATTCCACATTCTTTTTTTTCTTAAAGTTACTTTACATCCAATAGGATATCCTTTTCTTATTTTAAAACCAGATATGGATTTATGTGACTTAGTTATTATAGGTTTTTGTCCACTAATAACTGTTAGATCATTAATAGCATTATCTAAATGTTTTTTATCTAAAATAACTTTACCTACTCCCATATTTAAAGTAATTTTTTTTATACAAGGAACCTGCATAATAGAATTATATTTAAAATCTAATATTAATTTTTTTACTATTTTATTTTTATAATAATTATATAATTTTGACATATAATAACAATCTCTGATTTATTCAATATATTTATTATTTGATTTAAAAATTCTTTTTTTTACTCCTTGAGTATATCGAATACCAATTCGATCAGCTTTTTCTGTTTCTTTATTAAAAATAGCAATATTAGAAATATGAATAGCTGCTTCTTTTTCGATAATTCCTCCTGTATGTGATCTTGTTGGATTAGGTTTACTATGTTTTTTAATGATATTAATACCTTCTACTATTACTAATTTTTTTTTTATAAAAGATTTTATTTTTCCTTTTTTACCTTTATCTTTTCCTGTTAATATAATTACTAAATCATTATAACGTAATTTACGTATCATAAACTTATATCTCTTTATTTAAATTACTTCGGGAGCTAATGAAATAATTTTCATAAATTTTTCATTTCTTAACTCTCTAGTAATAGGACCAAAAATTCTTGTTCCAATTAATTGTTCATTACTATCATTTAGTAAAACACATGAATTATTATCAAAACGAATTAAAGAACCATCAATACGTCGTATACCTTTTTTAGTTCTTACTATTACTGCTTTTAATACATCTCCTTTTTTTACTTTTCCTCTAGGAATAGCATCTTTTATAGTAATTTTAATTATATCACCAATATTTGCATAACGACGACGAGTTCCTCCTAATACTTTAATACACATTACACTACGAGCTCCGGAATTATCTGCAACATTTAATATTGTATGTTCTTGTATCATAATGATTATCTTTATATATAAATTGATATAATAGTGAAAATAATTTTATTTATAAAATTATTATTACATAAATTTTATTATTTATTATTAATTAATTAAAGGATTATATGATTAAATTATTGATTTTTTTATGATGTTAACTAAAATCCAAGATTTAGTTTTTGATAATGGACGACATTCTTTAATTTCAACAATATCTCCAATATTACATATATTTTTTTCATCATGTACATGTAATTTTGTAGTACGATTAATAAATTTACCATAAATTGGATGTTTTATTAATCTTGTAATATTTACTACAACTGATTTTTGCATTTTATTACTTTTGACCTTTCCTTTTAAAGTTTTTATTTTTTTTTTCATAATATTATTATAACCTTTTCATTTTTCTTTGTAATAAAACTGTCTTTATTCTTGCGATATTTTTTCTTGATTTTTTTAATAAATGATTTTGTTTTAAATTTCCTGAATTTAATTGTATTTTTAAATTAAATTGTTCTCTTGCTAAACTTAATAATTCATTTTTTAATTCTTTATTATTTTTTTTTAAAATTTCATTCATTTTCATATATTTTTTATTTCTTTAAAAAAATTGTTTGAACAGGTAATTTTGCAGAACCTAACTTAAATGCTTTACGAGCTATAATTTCTGATACTCCATCAATTTCATATAACATTCTACCAGGTTGAACTAAAGCTACCCAATATTCTACGTTTCCCTTTCCTTTACCCATTCTAACTTCTAGAGGTTTTTCTGTTATAGGTTTATCTGGGAAAATTCTTATCCATATTTTACCTTGTCTTTTAATTGCATGACTTATAGCTCTTCTTGCTGATTCAATTTGTTTTGAAGTAATTCTTCCTCTATTTATTGCTTTTAATCCATAAGTTCCAAAATTAATATTCATTCCTATAATAATACCTCTATTTCTTCCTTTTTGCATTTTTCTATATTTAGTACGTTTTGGTTGTAACATTATATAAAAACCTCTTTTTACTTACGTCTTTTTTTATGTTGCATCCTATAAGAATTTATAATAGGTTTTGTAAAAATTGATGTTTCTTTTAAAGAATTTTTTAATATTTCTCCTCTAAAAATCCAAACTTTAACACCTATTATTCCATAAGTAGTATTTGCTTCTGATATACTAAAATCTATATCTGCTCTTAAAGTATGTAAAGGAACTCTTCCTTCTCTATACCATTCTGTTCTTGCAATTTCAGTACCTCCTAAACGGCCACTAACTTCTACTTTAACTCCTTTAGCTCCTAATCTCATTGCATTTTGTACTGCTCTTTTCATTGCTCTTCTAAACATTACTCTTTTTTCTAATTGTGAAGATATAATATTAGCAATTAATTTAGCTTCTAATTCAGGTTTTCTTATTTCTGTTATATTAATTTGTGCTGGTACTCCTGTAATTTTAGATACAATTTTTCTAAGTTTTTCAACATCTTCTCCTTTTTTACCAATAACTATACCAGGACGTGCTGTATAAATATTAATTCTAATACTTTTAGATGGTCTTTCTATTATAATTTTTGATACAGAAGCTTTTATTAATTTTTTATTTAAAAATTGTCTAACTTTAAAATCACTATATAAATAATTAGCATAATCTTTTGTATTCGCAAACCAAATAGAATTCCATATTTTTACAATACCTAATCTTAATCCATTCGGATGTGTTTTTTGACCCATTAATATTTTCTCCGATTATATATTATCAGATAATATAATAGTAATATGACTTGTGTATTTTAAAATTCGATCTGAACGTCCTTTTGCACGTGGCATAATACGTTTCATATTAGTTCCTAAATCTATAAATATTTTTAACACAATTAAATTATCAATATCTAAACCATAATTATGTTCAGCATTGGCTATAGCTGAATCTAATACTTTTTTAATTAAAAAAGCAGATTTTTTATTAGAAAAATTTAAAATATCTAAAGCTTTAGATATTTTTTCTCCTCTAATTAAATTAGCTATTAATCTTAATTTTTGTGCAGAAGAATGTGCATATTTATGTTTTGCTAAAATTTCCATTTTTCTCCTTAATAAAGTAAATATTTATTTGTAATTAATACTTACTTTTTTAAATTTTTTTTTATTTTTTTATCAGCAGTATGCCCTCTGTATGTACGTGTTGGTGAAAATTCACCTAATTTATGACCAACCATTTCGTCAGAAATATATACTGGAATATGTTGTCTACCGTTATGTACAGCAATAATTAGTCCTATCATATTTGGAAATATAGTAGAACGTCTAGACCAAGTACGTAATGGTTTTTTATCTTTATTTTTTATTGCTTTTTCAACTTTTTTTAATAAATGTTGATCAATAAAAGGACCTTTTTTTAAAGAACGAGGCATATGGTTATCCTTTATTTATTACGATGTTTAATAATATATTTATCTGTTCTTTTATTTTTTCTTGTTTTTTTACCTTTAGTTTGTACTCCCCATGGAGTTACAGGATGTTTTCCAAAATTTTTACCTTCTCCCCCACCATGTGGATGGTCTATTGGATTCATTGCTGTTCCTCTAACAGTAGGTCTAATTCCTTTCCAACGTTTTGCCCCTGCTTTACCAAAAGATTTTAACATATGTTCATTATTCCCAATTTCACCTAATGTAGCACGACAATCAGATTTTATCTTACGAATTTCTCCTGATTTTAATCTTAAAGTTATATATAATTTTTCTTTAGCTATTAATTGTACATATGTTCCAGCTGATCTAGCTATTTGACCACCTTTTCCTGGTTTCATTTCAACATTATGTAAAATAGAACCTATTGGAATATTACACATAGGTAATGTATTACCAATTTTTATACTAACATTTTTACCTGATTTAATAATATCTCCAATTTTTAAATTTTTTGGAGATAAAATATAATTTCTTACTCCATCTTTATATTTAATTAATGCAATATTAGCTGAACGATTAGGATCATATTCAATACGTTCAACTATAGCAGAAATATTATCTTTATTTCTTTTAAAATCTATAATACGATATAATTTTTTATGTCCTCCTCCAATATGACGAGTTGTTATACGACCATAATTATTTCTACCTCCTGATCGGTTTTTTTTTTCTATTTGAGAAGATAAAGGTTTTCCTTTATATAAATATTTATTAACAATTTTAATCATATGACGTCTTCCAGGAGAAGTAGGTTTATATTTTTTAATTATCATATTATTAATTTTATCCTTATAAATTTTGATTTATATTAAAATCAATATTTTGATTTTTTTCTAAAAAAATATATGCTTTTTTCCAACTATTACGTTGATAAGTATATTTTTTGTTTTTTTTAAATTTACCTTTTACAAGTAAAGTATTAACATTTTTAATATTAATATTAAAAATTTTTTTTATTGCTCTTTTGATATCTATTTTTGTTGCTTTTTTAGAAACTTTTATAGTTAAAACATTATTTTTTTCGGAAATAAAAGAAGATTTTTCGGAAAAATGTGGACCTTTTATAATTTTGAAATCATGTTCTTTTAAAATCATGATAATATCTCTTCTATATGTTTAATAGCATTAATAGTTATTATTATTTTATTTGCATTTATTAAATAAAGAGGATTTATATTAATAGAATTTTTTATTTTTACATTATATAAATTACGAGATGCTAAAAATAAATTTTTATCAATAAACGTTGTAATAATCATTATTTTATTTGATAAATATTTTTTTAATTTTTGAATTAATATTTTAGTTTTAGGTTTTTTTATTATAAGTTCTTTTATTAAAATTAATCTTTTTTTTCTAATTAATTCTGAAAAAATACTTTTTAATGCACCACGAAACATTTTTTTATTAATTTTTTTATTGTATATTTTATTTTTTGACGCAAAAGTTACTCCACCTGAACGCCAAATTGGACTTTTTATAGAACCTGCTCTAGCTTTTCCTGTTCCTTTTTGTTTCCATGGTTTTTTACCAGATCCTATTACTTCTCCTCTTGTTTTTTGAGCTTTTGTTCCTTGTCTCCCTATTGTTCTATAAGATTCTATTACTTGATGTATTAATGACTTGTTATAATTTCTATTAAAAATTTTATCTGAAACTATAACTATATCTTTTGTATCTTTTGTTATAATTTCCATTATATTACCCAACTAACATATTTATAATATTATTAATTAAATTTTAATTGCTGGTTTAACAATTACATTACTCCCCGTATATCCAGGTACAGCACCTTTTATTAATAACAAATTTTTTAAAAGATCTATTTTAATAATATATAAATTTTGAACAGTAATTTTTTTATTACCTAATTGTCCAGCCATTTTTTTTCCTTTAAATACTTTTCCAGGAGTTTGGTTTTGACCAATAGATCCAGGAACTCTATGTGATAAAGAATTACCATGACTAGAATCTTGTGTTTTAAAATTCCATCTTTTTACAGTACCTGAAAAACCTTTTCCTTTTGATATTCCAGTAATATCAACTTTAATTATTTTTTTAAAAATATTAATATTTAATTTTTGTCCTACATAAAAATTATTTTTATAATTATTAGAAAGACGATATTCCCATAAAATATATCCTGCTTTAGTTTTAGCTTTTGCAAAATGTCCTATTTCAGATTTATTAATTCTACTAGTTTTTTTAAAACCTGTCGTCATTTGTATTGCATTATAACCATTATTTAAAATATTTTTAATTTGTGTAATACGAATAGTTTCAAATTGTATAACAGTTATTGGAATAGATATTCCGGTTTCAGTAAAAATTCTAGTCATACCCATTTTCTTTCCAACTAATCCAATCATTATTATATATACTCCACATTATTGTTAATAATGTTTAAAAATTGTGATAGATTTTGTTAACCTAAACTAATTTGAACATCAACTCCAGCTGCTAAATCTAAACGCATTAATGCATCTACAGTTTTTTCTGTGGGTTCTATAATATCAACTAAACGTTTATGAGTACGAATTTCATATTGATCTCTTGCATCTTTATTTACATGAGGTGAAATCAATATTGTAAATTTTTCTTTGCGAGTAGGCAAAGGTATAGGACCACGAACTTGAGCACCAGTACGTTTAGCAGTTTCAACGATTTCCGCTGTTGATTGATCAATTAAACGATGATCAAAAGCTTTAAGACGAATACGGATTCTTTGGTTCTGCATTAGACCAGAGCCTCCCATTTTTAAAATTAAAATGACCCTCTATAAATTTAAAATAATATTGAGAGCACCTATTTGATTATATTAAAAATAATAATCATATTATTATGACTTATAAAGTGTTAATAAAGCAATATATTTTCATTTATAAAATTAAAAAAACTATATAATAGTAATTATTATTACTTATAATAAAATATTATTTTAATTAAAATTATTTTAAATAAGAAAACATATAATATGGAAAAAAATTGTAATAATATAACATTATTGGCATTTGATTATGGAACTAAAAATATAGGAGTTGCTGTTGGACAAAGTATTATACGTATAGCACATACATTAAAAGTTATTAAAAATAAAAAATCTGGTATTATTAATTGGATTATATTAAATGATTTAATAAATGAGTGGCAGCCTAAAAAAATTATAGTAGGATTACCATTACAAATGGATGGTAGTCAACAATATACTACTGTATTAACTAAAAAATTTGCTTATTATATAAAAAAAAAATTTAATATAAATGT
Coding sequences within:
- the rplW gene encoding 50S ribosomal protein L23; its protein translation is MILKEHDFKIIKGPHFSEKSSFISEKNNVLTIKVSKKATKIDIKRAIKKIFNINIKNVNTLLVKGKFKKNKKYTYQRNSWKKAYIFLEKNQNIDFNINQNL
- the rplC gene encoding 50S ribosomal protein L3, which translates into the protein MIGLVGKKMGMTRIFTETGISIPITVIQFETIRITQIKNILNNGYNAIQMTTGFKKTSRINKSEIGHFAKAKTKAGYILWEYRLSNNYKNNFYVGQKLNINIFKKIIKVDITGISKGKGFSGTVKRWNFKTQDSSHGNSLSHRVPGSIGQNQTPGKVFKGKKMAGQLGNKKITVQNLYIIKIDLLKNLLLIKGAVPGYTGSNVIVKPAIKI
- the rplD gene encoding 50S ribosomal protein L4, with translation MEIITKDTKDIVIVSDKIFNRNYNKSLIHQVIESYRTIGRQGTKAQKTRGEVIGSGKKPWKQKGTGKARAGSIKSPIWRSGGVTFASKNKIYNKKINKKMFRGALKSIFSELIRKKRLILIKELIIKKPKTKILIQKLKKYLSNKIMIITTFIDKNLFLASRNLYNVKIKNSININPLYLINANKIIITINAIKHIEEILS
- the ruvX gene encoding Holliday junction resolvase RuvX, whose protein sequence is MEKNCNNITLLAFDYGTKNIGVAVGQSIIRIAHTLKVIKNKKSGIINWIILNDLINEWQPKKIIVGLPLQMDGSQQYTTVLTKKFAYYIKKKFNINVELHDERLSTVEAKYILFKYGGWKKLKKKNINSLSASIILQSWFEKNK
- the rpsJ gene encoding 30S ribosomal protein S10, translating into MQNQRIRIRLKAFDHRLIDQSTAEIVETAKRTGAQVRGPIPLPTRKEKFTILISPHVNKDARDQYEIRTHKRLVDIIEPTEKTVDALMRLDLAAGVDVQISLG